One Pseudoalteromonas sp. UG3-2 DNA window includes the following coding sequences:
- a CDS encoding amidohydrolase, which yields MPSLSQDTLKIALIQSDIAWLQVEQNLSHFAKQLSSLSGFDLILLPETFATGFAVECDIKEPHQGPIFQWLAGQAQALNSVVGGSVLVSHKGKKFNRFYCCWPNQEFVVYDKRHLFCLGKEGDFIDPGASRTLFNIKGFSFLPQVCYDLRFPVFQRNQGDYDVMINIANWPAARRSHWDTLLAARAIENQSYVLAVNRIGTDGNGIAHDGGTQAFDYKGKRITQVADHQQGVCTITLHKKELQSYRHKFPAHRDADPFTLG from the coding sequence ATGCCTTCATTATCGCAAGACACATTAAAGATCGCTCTAATTCAAAGTGATATTGCTTGGCTCCAAGTTGAGCAAAACCTCTCACATTTTGCTAAGCAACTAAGCTCTCTAAGTGGCTTTGATTTGATTTTACTGCCAGAGACGTTTGCAACTGGCTTTGCCGTTGAGTGTGATATTAAAGAACCGCATCAGGGGCCAATTTTTCAGTGGTTAGCAGGGCAAGCACAAGCGCTTAACAGTGTTGTTGGCGGTTCTGTGTTGGTTTCGCATAAAGGGAAAAAATTTAACCGTTTCTATTGCTGTTGGCCCAATCAAGAGTTTGTCGTTTATGACAAACGTCACTTATTTTGTCTTGGAAAAGAGGGGGACTTCATTGACCCTGGAGCGTCGAGAACGTTATTCAATATCAAGGGGTTTAGCTTTTTACCGCAAGTTTGCTATGACTTAAGGTTCCCTGTATTCCAACGAAACCAAGGCGACTATGACGTAATGATAAACATTGCCAACTGGCCTGCAGCAAGGCGCTCTCACTGGGATACTCTGTTGGCCGCTCGGGCGATAGAGAATCAGAGTTATGTACTGGCGGTGAACCGTATTGGCACCGACGGTAATGGCATCGCTCACGATGGTGGAACCCAAGCGTTCGATTACAAGGGCAAGCGCATTACTCAGGTAGCCGATCATCAACAAGGGGTATGCACCATAACTCTACATAAAAAAGAGCTGCAAAGTTACCGGCACAAGTTTCCCGCTCACCGCGATGCTGATCCCTTCACCCTTGGCTAG